A genome region from Schlesneria paludicola DSM 18645 includes the following:
- a CDS encoding FtsK/SpoIIIE domain-containing protein, with product MSHELTVAHEQELLQRLLEQIKERAAKEHTIESEYATETQAEQAQYQSVFQLLTDNYETERTQLDQQRIDDLAECDRRCQVASAEVQHEYQRVLSEAEDRFQSENDAATKERDDAVWLVSSLLDDDSAGSPLQRLQQTQASHDAAEVELTAGLDSLDAGYVQVVRFLQRSHAWSEPAELSSNIDMTSVESLKAACLAAISAAEPLRQRILGRLLPKLFIGFIPVLVFLAIGGVLFGLVWGLLDPSLLTLKLKTTDPEWLYLASGVSAAFALLPMLFLHLMANQQVTGDYEQLVQHRTDARHAYLRWERMSKTELNMLEAECSHLQELRVKRRESAISGAESKWQSRTDASQQIYERTTQQAQSAYPTRLNFLETRRGQEREQIEEQYQAASDAFLFRREDDFRVLQSEFDTRMQQSRQRYQQAWTGLIREWQSTLADLARESDALCQMANAICPEWAEIASDRVADPKTSPAALSLGRIEVDLEQLDQGISHDPRLQTNRQQFPLPILLPLHDRPSLVLRASGEGRKVAVGALQSTMLRFLTSLPAGKVRFTIFDPVGLGANFSAFMHLADFDELLVTSRIWTEPSHIEKRLADLTEHMETVLQTYLRNEFATIDEYNEYAGEVAEPYRVLVVANFPANFTDVALRRLLSIADGGQRCGVYLLLSFDQSQELPRNFVAADLEKYATVLNWTDRGFRLADKPLTNWPLLLDAPPAPEQFGQIVRLAGQHSRDVRRVEVPFERVAPNEDQFWTSDSRSGIDVPIGRAGATKLQNLRLGKGTSQHVLVAGKTGSGKSTLLHALITNLSLYYSPTEVQFYLIDFKKGVEFKVYAEQRLPHARVIAIESDREFGVSVLERLDTLLKDRGELFREAGVQDIAGYRNARPDAIMPRTLLLVDEFQEFFIEDDALSQQASLLLDRLIRQGRAFGVHILLGSQTLAGAYSLARSTLGQVAVRIALQCSDTDAHLILSEENTAARLLTRPGEAIYNDANGLIEGNHPFQIVWLGEDDRQGYLQLAREEAEGTGQHERGTPAIREISLTPPLVFEGNIAADPAENNRLRRTLTKAWPEPARDSIAPIELPWTCWLGDSVSMSGPIELKFGLREGGNLLVVGRNEHAALGVISTASLAIAAQAKTSGIVTPTVYVLDGSIPNSQSANVWKQVESVSPAAASGHENGSNSVDRPLKVIPLRETAATLEALIAELHRRADEPGAPIVLVIYDLARFRDLRKSDDEYSYGGGFGSGEPKAASPAQNFTEILRDGPSAGIFTIAWVDSFQTSQRWLSREQMNRFELRVLFAMNANDSSSLVDSPLAGRLGENRALLYRGDLGTLEKFRPYSPPTADWLARLATPSELLPQLTSPPTLAGSAGQESTESEIATPPEATTDSTEEVGDSEISYDLPNIDEMNVQ from the coding sequence TTGTCTCACGAATTGACTGTCGCTCACGAACAAGAACTGCTGCAGAGACTCCTTGAACAAATCAAAGAGCGGGCAGCCAAAGAGCACACGATCGAATCCGAGTACGCGACGGAAACTCAGGCTGAGCAGGCGCAGTATCAAAGCGTCTTTCAACTGCTAACAGACAACTACGAGACCGAACGAACTCAGCTTGATCAGCAACGAATCGACGATTTGGCGGAATGCGATCGGCGCTGTCAGGTCGCATCGGCAGAGGTCCAGCACGAATATCAGCGCGTCTTGAGCGAAGCAGAGGATCGTTTTCAGAGCGAGAATGACGCCGCGACAAAAGAACGCGACGACGCGGTATGGCTCGTGTCCTCACTCTTGGACGATGACAGCGCAGGAAGCCCGCTTCAGCGTTTGCAGCAGACCCAGGCGTCGCACGATGCCGCTGAAGTCGAACTGACAGCGGGATTGGACAGCCTGGACGCCGGTTACGTACAGGTTGTCCGATTTCTGCAGCGTTCCCATGCCTGGAGCGAACCGGCCGAGCTCAGTTCGAACATCGACATGACGTCTGTCGAATCGCTGAAAGCGGCGTGCCTGGCTGCAATCTCGGCGGCCGAACCATTGCGACAGCGAATCCTGGGGCGGCTGCTTCCGAAATTGTTTATCGGCTTCATCCCCGTTCTCGTCTTTCTGGCAATCGGTGGTGTCTTATTCGGATTGGTCTGGGGACTGCTCGATCCTTCCTTGCTGACGCTGAAACTCAAGACGACGGACCCCGAGTGGCTCTATCTGGCATCGGGGGTTTCCGCCGCGTTTGCACTGCTGCCAATGCTGTTTTTGCACCTGATGGCCAATCAGCAAGTGACCGGCGACTATGAGCAACTGGTTCAGCATCGCACCGACGCGCGGCATGCCTATTTGCGTTGGGAGCGGATGTCGAAGACCGAGCTCAACATGCTCGAAGCGGAATGCTCACATTTGCAGGAACTACGAGTCAAACGGCGGGAATCCGCGATCAGTGGAGCCGAATCAAAGTGGCAAAGTCGGACAGACGCTTCACAGCAGATTTACGAGCGAACCACTCAGCAAGCCCAATCCGCGTATCCCACACGACTCAATTTCCTCGAAACTCGTCGCGGCCAGGAACGAGAACAGATCGAAGAACAATATCAGGCCGCATCCGATGCGTTCCTTTTCCGCCGCGAAGACGATTTTCGAGTCCTGCAATCAGAATTTGATACGCGGATGCAGCAGAGTCGTCAGCGATATCAGCAGGCATGGACGGGATTGATTCGCGAATGGCAGTCGACACTGGCCGATCTCGCTCGTGAAAGCGATGCACTGTGCCAGATGGCAAATGCAATTTGCCCCGAGTGGGCCGAGATTGCCAGCGACCGCGTCGCCGATCCGAAAACATCTCCCGCAGCACTGAGCCTTGGTCGAATCGAGGTGGATCTCGAACAGCTTGATCAGGGAATTTCGCACGATCCGCGTTTGCAGACGAACCGCCAACAGTTTCCCTTGCCCATCCTGTTGCCTTTGCACGATCGGCCATCGCTTGTCTTGCGTGCATCGGGTGAAGGTCGAAAGGTCGCCGTCGGTGCGCTGCAGTCGACGATGTTGCGTTTCTTGACCTCGCTTCCCGCGGGCAAGGTTCGTTTCACAATCTTCGACCCGGTGGGGCTGGGTGCCAATTTCTCGGCCTTCATGCATCTGGCCGACTTCGACGAACTGCTCGTGACCAGCCGAATCTGGACCGAGCCTTCACACATCGAAAAGCGGCTCGCCGACCTCACGGAACATATGGAAACGGTCCTGCAGACCTATCTGCGGAACGAGTTCGCGACGATCGACGAGTATAACGAGTACGCTGGCGAGGTGGCAGAACCCTACCGCGTCCTTGTTGTCGCCAACTTTCCGGCGAATTTCACCGATGTCGCGCTCCGTCGGTTGCTCAGCATCGCCGACGGCGGGCAGCGCTGCGGCGTGTACCTGCTGCTCAGTTTTGATCAGTCGCAAGAACTGCCTCGGAATTTTGTGGCGGCGGATCTAGAAAAATACGCGACGGTCCTGAATTGGACGGACCGAGGCTTTCGTCTGGCTGACAAGCCGCTGACGAACTGGCCGCTGCTTCTCGACGCACCGCCCGCCCCCGAGCAGTTTGGCCAGATTGTGCGACTGGCCGGACAACACTCGCGCGATGTCCGTCGCGTGGAAGTGCCGTTCGAGCGTGTGGCTCCGAATGAGGATCAATTCTGGACGAGTGACAGCCGATCGGGGATTGACGTTCCGATCGGTCGGGCGGGGGCAACCAAGCTGCAAAACTTGCGTCTCGGCAAAGGCACATCGCAGCATGTCCTGGTCGCCGGAAAAACCGGTTCCGGTAAATCGACGTTGCTCCACGCATTGATCACGAATCTGTCGCTTTATTACAGCCCGACCGAAGTGCAGTTCTATTTGATCGACTTCAAGAAGGGGGTCGAGTTCAAAGTCTATGCCGAGCAACGTTTGCCTCACGCACGTGTTATCGCCATTGAAAGTGATCGCGAATTTGGCGTCAGTGTGCTGGAACGTCTGGACACACTGCTGAAGGATCGTGGGGAACTGTTCCGCGAAGCCGGGGTGCAGGACATCGCGGGATACCGCAACGCGCGCCCCGATGCCATCATGCCCCGCACATTGCTGCTGGTCGATGAATTTCAAGAGTTCTTCATCGAAGACGACGCGTTGTCCCAACAGGCGTCATTGCTGCTTGACCGCCTGATTCGACAGGGCCGTGCGTTCGGGGTGCATATTCTGCTGGGTTCACAGACGCTGGCCGGCGCCTATTCGCTGGCTCGAAGTACTCTCGGTCAGGTCGCAGTCCGCATCGCCTTGCAATGCAGCGATACCGACGCACATTTGATTCTAAGCGAAGAAAATACCGCGGCGCGACTTTTAACCCGTCCCGGCGAAGCGATCTACAATGATGCCAACGGCTTGATTGAAGGAAATCATCCATTTCAAATCGTCTGGCTCGGCGAAGACGATCGCCAAGGTTACTTGCAATTGGCCCGCGAAGAGGCCGAGGGAACAGGGCAACACGAACGTGGAACACCGGCGATTCGCGAGATCTCGCTGACGCCCCCGTTGGTGTTCGAAGGCAACATCGCCGCAGACCCCGCTGAAAATAACCGCTTGCGCCGCACACTGACGAAGGCCTGGCCGGAACCCGCACGCGATTCGATCGCACCGATCGAGTTGCCATGGACATGCTGGCTGGGCGACTCGGTTTCGATGAGCGGACCGATCGAATTGAAATTCGGGCTGCGTGAGGGGGGGAATCTGCTTGTCGTTGGACGTAACGAACACGCTGCGTTGGGTGTGATTTCCACGGCGTCTCTGGCAATCGCCGCGCAGGCCAAAACGAGCGGCATCGTTACGCCAACCGTTTATGTCCTGGATGGAAGCATCCCCAACAGCCAGTCGGCCAATGTCTGGAAGCAGGTCGAATCGGTGTCTCCCGCGGCTGCTAGCGGCCACGAGAATGGCTCGAACTCCGTGGATCGTCCCTTGAAGGTGATTCCGCTTCGAGAAACTGCAGCGACGCTTGAGGCGCTCATCGCCGAGTTGCACCGCCGGGCCGACGAACCGGGAGCCCCCATCGTGCTGGTGATCTACGATCTCGCACGTTTCCGAGACCTGAGAAAGTCCGACGACGAATACAGTTACGGGGGAGGGTTCGGTTCAGGAGAGCCCAAAGCAGCCAGCCCCGCACAAAACTTCACCGAGATCCTGCGAGACGGGCCAAGCGCGGGAATTTTCACGATTGCGTGGGTCGACAGTTTCCAAACCAGCCAGCGGTGGCTGTCGCGGGAACAGATGAACCGATTTGAGCTGCGAGTTCTCTTCGCGATGAATGCCAACGATTCATCCAGCCTGGTTGACAGCCCACTCGCCGGAAGGCTGGGGGAAAACCGCGCTCTGCTTTACCGCGGTGACTTGGGAACGCTCGAAAAATTTCGCCCGTATTCCCCCCCGACGGCGGACTGGCTGGCCCGACTCGCCACACCGTCCGAATTGCTGCCGCAACTGACATCGCCGCCGACTCTGGCAGGGTCCGCCGGCCAGGAGTCGACAGAATCGGAGATTGCAACTCCACCCGAGGCGACAACCGACAGCACGGAGGAAGTGGGAGATTCCGAAATCTCCTACGACTTGCCGAACATCGACGAGATGAACGTTCAGTAG
- a CDS encoding BON domain-containing protein, whose product MSPQYQFHEAHDLSYRIHIVLSRNPYLRRRAVRFEVKNRDVVLTGAVTTYYQKQMAQESLRQINGIQRITNDLQVVSR is encoded by the coding sequence ATGTCACCTCAATACCAGTTCCACGAAGCACACGACCTGAGTTATCGGATTCACATTGTGTTGTCGCGCAATCCGTACCTTCGTCGCCGCGCTGTCCGATTCGAGGTCAAAAATCGGGACGTCGTGCTCACCGGAGCCGTCACAACCTATTATCAGAAACAGATGGCGCAAGAATCGTTGCGTCAAATCAACGGGATTCAGCGGATCACGAACGACCTTCAGGTCGTCAGCCGCTAA
- a CDS encoding YkgJ family cysteine cluster protein, which yields MSDSMPWYHDGLRFGCTQCGNCCGGAPGVVWVTEEEAQAIADYRGISIGEMKISFTRLYGGRVSLREYANGDCIFLDGATRRCTVYPVRPAQCRTWPFWNSNLASPEAWKSAQGGCPGMGRGDLVQLETIQEKAAVIDI from the coding sequence ATGAGTGACTCGATGCCGTGGTACCATGATGGGCTGCGGTTCGGCTGCACGCAGTGTGGCAACTGTTGTGGAGGAGCGCCGGGTGTTGTCTGGGTCACCGAAGAGGAAGCCCAGGCGATCGCGGACTACCGCGGAATATCCATTGGCGAGATGAAGATTTCATTCACACGTCTGTACGGCGGGCGCGTCAGTCTGCGCGAGTACGCGAACGGAGATTGCATCTTCCTGGATGGGGCAACCCGACGGTGCACCGTCTATCCTGTTCGCCCCGCTCAATGCCGAACGTGGCCGTTTTGGAACTCGAACCTGGCGAGTCCCGAGGCCTGGAAGTCGGCGCAGGGCGGGTGCCCAGGAATGGGGCGCGGCGATCTGGTGCAACTCGAAACGATTCAAGAGAAAGCCGCCGTCATTGACATCTGA